The following coding sequences lie in one Hypanus sabinus isolate sHypSab1 chromosome 20, sHypSab1.hap1, whole genome shotgun sequence genomic window:
- the LOC132378526 gene encoding uncharacterized protein LOC132378526: MTDAASVHAVSLKLPGFWTQCPDLWFQQAEAQFHVRRITSEDTRYYYVVGSLDQDTAAQVAEFVQSPPADGKYTEFKALLLRTFGLSRRERAARLLHLDGLGDRPPSALMNEMLSLAEGHTGLMFEQAFLEQLPEDIRLLLSDADFSDPRKVAARADLLWNAKKVSGASIAQISQPRSRQQTSPGPAAEPTNPRPNDHWCFYHQRWGAEARRCRPPCKFPGNARASRR; this comes from the coding sequence atgaccgacgccgcctctgttcatgcggtttcgttgaaactgccgggtttctggacacagtgcccggacctatggttccagcaagccgaagcccaattccacgttcgccggatcacctcagaagacacccgctactactacgtggtgggctccctcgaccaggacacagctgcccaggtcgcggagttcgtacagtcgcccccggcagacggcaagtacacggaattcaaagctctgctcctcaggactttcggactctcacggcgcgagcgggctgcccgtttactgcacctggatggcttgggcgacagacctccatcggctttaatgaatgagatgttgtctctggccgagggacacacaggcctcatgtttgagcaggcattcctggagcagctgcccgaggacatacgcctgctgctgtccgacgcggatttcagtgacccccggaaggtggcagcccgggcggacttgctgtggaacgccaaaaaggtgagcggggcgtccatcgcacagatctcccagccacgctcccggcagcaaaccagtccaggcccggccgcagagcccactaacccccggcccaatgaccactggtgcttctaccaccagcggtggggcgcagaagcccgccgttgccgcccgccctgcaagttcccgggaaacgccagggccagccgccgctga